One window of Desulfovibrio subterraneus genomic DNA carries:
- a CDS encoding DUF3426 domain-containing protein, producing MHVTCPNCSTKYNLPDSMFKPGAKARCTVCKHMFPLAGEKATPRHEEPVRSRDDDSSLEDILGSPDSGFDLDAPAQKKSKGKTKEKGKGKSKVGLVIVLLVVLLAGAGAGVYFTMPDLFGKLGLFGNATAEAPKTSANGSDEVTVTDNIKNLALRNVRQYYQPNEKVGQLFVVEGKVVNNFNVPKELVKVEVTLFDTNNVTITSKQQYCGITVSLFQLQVLGQQELESALNNKIEILTNNTNIPPGGEVPFMVVFYNPPASVSEFGVKVIEAKDPPKK from the coding sequence ATGCATGTAACTTGTCCCAATTGTTCAACAAAATACAATCTTCCTGACTCCATGTTCAAGCCGGGGGCCAAGGCTCGCTGCACTGTGTGCAAGCACATGTTCCCCCTTGCAGGAGAAAAGGCGACTCCTAGGCATGAGGAGCCTGTCCGTAGTAGGGACGATGATTCTTCTCTTGAAGATATTCTCGGCAGCCCGGATTCCGGATTCGATCTGGACGCCCCTGCACAGAAGAAGAGCAAGGGGAAGACCAAAGAGAAGGGCAAGGGCAAAAGCAAGGTTGGCCTTGTTATTGTTCTGCTCGTCGTCCTGCTCGCCGGAGCAGGGGCAGGGGTGTATTTCACCATGCCCGACCTGTTCGGCAAGCTCGGTCTGTTCGGCAATGCCACGGCTGAGGCTCCCAAGACCTCTGCCAACGGTTCCGACGAGGTTACCGTTACCGACAACATAAAGAATCTGGCTCTCAGAAACGTGCGCCAGTACTACCAGCCTAACGAAAAGGTCGGGCAGCTCTTTGTTGTTGAAGGTAAGGTGGTGAACAACTTCAACGTTCCCAAGGAACTGGTCAAGGTTGAGGTTACATTGTTTGATACGAACAACGTGACCATAACCAGCAAACAGCAATACTGCGGCATTACCGTTTCGCTTTTCCAGCTGCAGGTGCTCGGGCAGCAGGAGCTGGAATCCGCTCTTAACAACAAGATCGAGATTCTGACCAACAACACCAATATCCCCCCCGGAGGGGAAGTGCCTTTCATGGTGGTGTTCTATAATCCCCCGGCATCTGTTTCTGAGTTCGGGGTCAAGGTCATAGAAGCGAAAGATCCGCCAAAGAAATAA
- the hpt gene encoding hypoxanthine phosphoribosyltransferase: protein MQVKELKVLYSEEAIAERLRALADQINKDYEGKDLVVVCVLKGAFMYFSDLVKLITVSPEVDFVRCASYGKGTSSTKTISFTKDLEVSIEGKHVLIVEDIVDTGHTMAFLIKQLEARGAVSIRLTAIVDKFERREVDVTVDYPGFTLQKGFIVGYGLDYAEKYRELGAIYEAVVE, encoded by the coding sequence ATGCAAGTGAAAGAATTGAAGGTCTTGTATAGCGAAGAAGCTATCGCGGAAAGATTGCGCGCTCTTGCTGATCAGATCAACAAGGATTATGAAGGGAAGGATTTGGTGGTGGTGTGCGTGCTCAAGGGCGCGTTCATGTACTTCTCCGACCTCGTCAAGCTGATTACGGTGAGCCCGGAAGTGGATTTTGTCCGCTGCGCCAGCTACGGTAAGGGAACGAGCAGCACCAAGACCATTTCCTTTACAAAGGATCTGGAAGTGTCCATTGAGGGTAAGCACGTGCTCATCGTGGAAGATATAGTGGATACCGGTCACACTATGGCGTTCCTGATCAAGCAGCTCGAGGCTCGCGGTGCCGTGAGCATTCGACTGACTGCCATTGTGGACAAGTTCGAGCGCCGCGAAGTGGATGTGACTGTGGACTACCCCGGCTTTACGTTGCAAAAAGGGTTCATTGTCGGTTATGGCTTGGACTATGCTGAAAAATATCGTGAACTTGGTGCCATATACGAAGCCGTAGTAGAATAG
- a CDS encoding N-acetyltransferase, whose product MAGPYIRKARMQDVKAIHKLLMECSGQGLLLPRPLNQLYGHLREFFVVDPDDGSPIVGCCGLAIAWDNLAEVRSLAVDERMRGAGFGRKLVDACLSEAVTLGIYKVFTLTYQDNFFRKMGFVEVTKDTLPQKVWADCINCPKFPECDEIAMQIEL is encoded by the coding sequence ATGGCCGGACCCTATATTCGCAAAGCCCGCATGCAGGATGTGAAGGCTATTCACAAGCTGCTCATGGAATGTTCCGGACAGGGGCTTCTGCTTCCCAGACCGTTGAATCAGCTGTATGGCCATCTGCGCGAGTTTTTTGTCGTTGACCCCGACGACGGTTCGCCCATTGTGGGATGTTGCGGGCTGGCCATCGCATGGGATAATCTGGCAGAAGTGCGATCGCTTGCAGTAGATGAGCGCATGCGCGGTGCGGGATTCGGACGCAAGCTGGTGGATGCCTGCCTGAGCGAAGCTGTTACGCTGGGTATTTACAAAGTCTTCACTCTCACCTATCAGGACAACTTTTTCAGAAAGATGGGGTTTGTCGAGGTGACGAAGGATACCTTGCCGCAGAAGGTGTGGGCGGACTGCATCAACTGTCCCAAGTTCCCTGAATGTGATGAGATAGCCATGCAGATTGAGCTGTAG
- a CDS encoding TlpA family protein disulfide reductase: protein MMNMFGGTIRRVSLFLSAALLTVLLAGAAGSVAAAGITEVGAADLLKIIRAERGKVVVINFFASWCPPCKEEIPDLIALRGKVDAADMTLIGVSVDENPKELEAMAGKYDFNYPIYRAVNDLPLVFAISSIPRLLIYDRNGTLVIDHIGLADPSALTSKIEELKAN from the coding sequence ATGATGAATATGTTTGGCGGCACGATCCGCCGGGTATCTTTATTCCTGTCCGCCGCGTTGCTGACCGTCCTTCTGGCGGGTGCAGCCGGTTCCGTTGCTGCCGCAGGCATTACCGAAGTGGGTGCTGCCGACCTGCTCAAGATTATCAGGGCGGAGCGGGGCAAGGTTGTGGTCATCAATTTCTTTGCATCGTGGTGCCCGCCCTGCAAGGAAGAGATTCCCGACCTTATTGCACTGCGTGGCAAAGTGGATGCTGCGGACATGACGCTCATAGGCGTTTCCGTGGATGAGAATCCTAAGGAACTTGAAGCCATGGCCGGCAAGTATGACTTTAACTATCCGATATACAGGGCCGTTAACGATCTGCCGTTAGTGTTTGCCATTTCCTCCATCCCCCGTCTGCTTATTTATGACAGGAACGGAACGCTCGTCATCGACCATATCGGACTCGCCGATCCCTCGGCGCTCACCTCCAAGATTGAGGAACTCAAGGCAAACTAG
- a CDS encoding homocysteine S-methyltransferase family protein — protein MADFRRALQEGRFVFFDGGMGTMLQARGLTAGVSPEVWCLSNPDVLKGIHLDYARAGANVLTTNTFGGTRFKMPADIDIADFNRAMANAARRAADEAGGNVFVAGSVGPTGHFLKPLGDLTFEELVEGYKEQMRGLVDGGVDLLLMETHFDIAELRAAIVAAREVCSLPVGASMTFENGVSLTGTSPEVFVETVANMGVDLVATNCSAGPEQMVAVVEQMLAVSPVPVLVMPNAGLPELDASGNTVFRLNPTSFAEQTRKFAEMGVRCMGGCCGTTPDHIAALCKAVADVPCKPVEDRSSGLVVTSRASLVRFGARYPVRIIGERINPTGKKQLISELQNGQFTTCMMFVQEQLDSHAPLLDVNVGAPMVDETVLLPELIQRIVSQHPVPLAVDTSNMDALEKALTVYPASPLVNSISGEPGRMERLGPLCRKYGAPFILLPLKGRKLPVAASERIAIIEELLAQADSLGIPRRLIMVDVLALAVSSKAEAARACLETVRYCTDTLGLPTTIGLSNISFGLPARGLLNSTFLTMAAASGLSSCIAHPGNARIREALAAAEVLLNRDPNAERFIADYAEWKPGNTAVIGGGVVSGGAATTAFEAVVKGDKDNVIDLIRKELDAGVTPFDVVNRMLIPAITEVGDKYERKEYFLPQLLRSAETMQHGFAHLKPMLEDEGGATVKPTIIMATVEGDIHDIGKNIVCLMLGNHGFNVVDLGKDVKAQTIVEAAAEHGAKLIGLSALMTTTMVRMQDTIDLLRERGMHDVKVMVGGAVVTQAFADAIGAHGYSLDAVAAVRLAQNLVAA, from the coding sequence GTGGCAGATTTCAGAAGAGCCTTGCAGGAAGGCCGGTTCGTTTTTTTTGACGGGGGAATGGGAACCATGCTGCAGGCCCGCGGTCTTACCGCCGGTGTCAGCCCCGAAGTGTGGTGTCTGTCCAATCCTGATGTGCTCAAGGGTATTCACCTTGACTATGCCCGCGCGGGCGCCAATGTTCTGACTACAAATACTTTTGGCGGCACCCGTTTCAAGATGCCTGCCGATATTGATATCGCGGATTTCAACCGTGCCATGGCCAATGCGGCCAGAAGGGCGGCGGATGAAGCGGGAGGCAACGTTTTTGTCGCCGGTAGCGTAGGCCCCACCGGACATTTTCTCAAGCCCCTCGGTGATCTTACCTTCGAGGAGCTTGTTGAGGGATACAAGGAGCAGATGCGCGGCCTTGTGGACGGGGGCGTGGACCTCCTCCTCATGGAGACGCATTTCGACATTGCCGAACTGCGTGCCGCCATTGTTGCCGCCCGTGAGGTCTGTTCGCTGCCCGTTGGTGCTTCCATGACCTTTGAGAACGGGGTAAGCCTTACCGGCACCTCGCCCGAGGTCTTTGTGGAGACCGTTGCCAACATGGGCGTGGACCTTGTGGCCACCAACTGCAGTGCCGGTCCCGAGCAGATGGTTGCCGTGGTCGAGCAGATGCTGGCGGTTTCACCTGTTCCCGTGCTGGTCATGCCCAACGCGGGCCTGCCTGAACTGGACGCGTCGGGCAACACCGTGTTCCGTCTCAATCCCACCTCCTTTGCCGAACAGACGCGCAAGTTTGCGGAAATGGGCGTGCGTTGCATGGGCGGCTGCTGCGGCACCACCCCCGACCATATCGCGGCGCTGTGCAAGGCCGTGGCCGATGTGCCCTGCAAGCCGGTTGAAGACCGTTCCTCCGGTCTTGTTGTCACCTCGCGTGCCTCGCTGGTGCGTTTTGGTGCCAGGTATCCCGTGCGCATCATTGGTGAGCGCATCAACCCCACGGGCAAGAAGCAGCTCATTTCGGAATTGCAGAACGGCCAGTTCACCACCTGTATGATGTTCGTGCAGGAACAGCTGGACAGTCATGCTCCCTTGCTGGACGTGAACGTCGGCGCCCCCATGGTTGATGAAACCGTGCTGCTGCCCGAACTGATCCAGCGCATTGTGTCGCAGCATCCCGTGCCGCTGGCTGTGGATACCTCAAATATGGACGCCCTTGAAAAGGCGCTGACCGTGTATCCCGCTTCGCCGCTGGTCAACTCCATCAGCGGAGAACCCGGCCGTATGGAACGACTCGGTCCCTTGTGCCGCAAGTACGGTGCACCTTTTATCCTGCTGCCTCTCAAGGGCAGAAAGCTGCCTGTTGCGGCATCCGAGCGTATCGCCATCATTGAAGAGCTGCTTGCGCAGGCCGATTCGCTCGGTATTCCGCGCAGGCTCATCATGGTCGACGTGCTGGCTCTTGCTGTTTCCTCCAAGGCCGAGGCTGCCAGAGCCTGCCTTGAGACGGTGCGGTACTGTACCGATACGCTTGGCCTGCCCACGACCATAGGACTCTCCAACATTTCCTTCGGCCTGCCCGCACGCGGGCTGCTGAACAGCACCTTCCTCACCATGGCAGCGGCTTCCGGCCTTTCTTCGTGTATTGCCCATCCCGGCAACGCGCGTATCCGCGAAGCGCTGGCTGCGGCAGAAGTTTTGCTGAACCGCGACCCCAATGCGGAGCGTTTTATCGCCGATTATGCCGAATGGAAGCCCGGCAACACTGCTGTTATCGGTGGTGGCGTGGTTTCCGGCGGTGCGGCCACCACTGCCTTTGAAGCAGTGGTGAAAGGTGACAAGGATAACGTCATCGATCTTATCCGCAAGGAACTTGATGCCGGTGTCACCCCCTTTGATGTGGTGAACCGCATGCTCATCCCCGCCATTACCGAGGTGGGTGACAAGTATGAACGGAAGGAATATTTTCTGCCCCAGCTGCTGCGTTCTGCCGAAACCATGCAGCACGGTTTTGCCCACCTCAAGCCCATGCTTGAGGACGAGGGCGGCGCCACGGTAAAGCCCACCATCATCATGGCGACTGTGGAAGGGGATATTCACGACATCGGCAAGAACATAGTGTGTCTCATGCTCGGGAACCACGGCTTCAACGTTGTGGACCTCGGCAAGGACGTGAAGGCGCAGACCATTGTGGAAGCCGCTGCAGAGCATGGTGCCAAGCTCATCGGGCTTTCGGCACTCATGACAACGACCATGGTGCGCATGCAGGATACCATTGATCTTCTGCGTGAACGCGGCATGCATGATGTGAAGGTCATGGTCGGCGGCGCTGTTGTAACACAGGCCTTTGCGGATGCCATAGGTGCGCACGGTTATTCGCTGGATGCCGTTGCCGCCGTACGCCTTGCCCAGAATCTCGTTGCTGCATAA
- a CDS encoding sigma-70 family RNA polymerase sigma factor — protein MTRKSESGKDDTPKKYTEQDIEVLDGADEEEEEESLDLDEDVIDLDEDETDDFILDASLPAVSGSSVPGKSATRDSLHLYLREISKFPLLKPDEEFQLARKVLDEGDQDAAFRLVSSHLRLVVKIAMDFQRRWMQNVLDLVQEGNVGLMRAVHKFDPDKGIKFSYYASFWIKAYILKFIMDNWRLVKIGTTQAQRKLFYNLNKERQRLMAQGFVPDSAMLSERLNVSEEQIIEMEQRLDASDMSLDLPVGEDGSTATRMDFLPALGPGVEDMLANSELGTMLKEHIKTIEPKLNDKELEILHGRLLSEDPITLREIGEKYNITRERVRQIEARLLQKLRDHLFREIKDFSKDWINR, from the coding sequence ATGACCAGAAAAAGTGAATCCGGCAAGGACGACACTCCTAAGAAATATACAGAGCAGGACATAGAGGTTCTGGACGGCGCCGATGAGGAAGAGGAAGAAGAAAGCCTTGACCTGGATGAGGACGTTATAGACCTGGATGAGGATGAGACAGACGATTTTATTCTGGATGCCAGCCTGCCTGCCGTCTCAGGCTCTTCGGTTCCGGGAAAATCCGCCACCCGGGACTCCCTGCACCTCTACCTGAGGGAAATAAGCAAATTCCCGCTGCTCAAGCCGGATGAAGAGTTTCAGCTGGCCCGCAAGGTACTGGACGAAGGCGATCAGGACGCGGCATTCCGCCTTGTTTCTTCGCATCTGCGCCTTGTAGTGAAAATCGCCATGGACTTTCAGCGCCGCTGGATGCAGAACGTGCTCGACCTTGTTCAGGAAGGCAACGTGGGGCTCATGCGTGCCGTGCACAAGTTTGACCCGGACAAGGGCATCAAGTTTTCCTATTATGCGTCCTTCTGGATCAAGGCTTACATCCTGAAGTTCATCATGGATAACTGGCGGCTGGTGAAAATCGGCACCACGCAGGCGCAGCGCAAGCTGTTCTACAACCTGAACAAGGAAAGACAACGCCTCATGGCGCAGGGCTTTGTGCCCGATTCCGCCATGCTTTCCGAGCGCCTTAACGTATCAGAGGAGCAGATCATCGAGATGGAGCAACGGCTGGACGCCAGCGACATGTCACTGGATCTGCCCGTCGGCGAAGACGGCTCCACCGCCACTCGCATGGACTTCCTTCCCGCCCTTGGCCCCGGCGTTGAAGATATGCTTGCAAACAGCGAATTAGGCACTATGCTTAAGGAGCACATCAAAACCATAGAGCCCAAGCTCAATGACAAGGAACTGGAAATTCTGCATGGCAGGCTACTTTCAGAAGACCCTATTACCCTCAGGGAAATCGGCGAAAAGTACAATATTACCCGTGAACGTGTCCGCCAGATAGAAGCGAGACTTCTCCAGAAGCTCCGCGACCACCTGTTCCGTGAAATCAAGGATTTCTCCAAAGACTGGATCAACCGATAG
- a CDS encoding tetratricopeptide repeat protein, producing MSSASSSKYRSKVRHSAGPLARAAVLIFACLFLGACAKQQPVAEPAKPAAYPMTPEAAKVYYYLVLNEAAKNNDLRMGTEAIRQLLNLSPSADVYVDAARFYTERKEVTLARDIAKRGLENYPDHFDLTMLLAETYLSEKRIDESVSLLKEYISKHPENGEARQQLGQLLLSNNLFQEAADLLRQKSSTRNDPVTRYYLARAYVQLKKLKDAQTELKKAVQTEPEFVEAWAELAYVYELMKDYVSAEKTYEHIIELGETGQEVWLRLITLNLKLNHPEKALSIAKEGPEDMSFSLQAATIFIDEGFPEQARELLIPLAEMSNPPAEVFFHLALIAFNNDKDLPGAISLLENIPDHDRLWSKSIRFRTHMLFELKRYDEAVTLLEQGIKADPADREFWDMLIDLQASLKHFDEAHAALDKALKRWPNDTELLFTRGSVYDLAGERDKALEVMEEVISHDPEHPEALNYVGYSLADKGQDLDRALVLIESALKQEPEKAFMVDSLAWVHFKLGNLEQAWEAINRTIELGAKDPIIWEHYGDIAKAMGRKSDARKGYREALKLDPKNADELKKKLRGI from the coding sequence ATGTCCTCCGCCTCATCATCAAAATATCGCAGCAAAGTTCGCCATTCGGCGGGGCCCCTTGCCCGCGCGGCGGTTCTCATCTTCGCCTGTCTGTTTCTCGGCGCCTGCGCCAAGCAGCAGCCCGTGGCAGAACCTGCAAAGCCGGCGGCTTACCCCATGACTCCCGAAGCGGCCAAGGTGTACTATTACCTTGTCCTCAACGAAGCCGCGAAGAACAACGACCTGCGCATGGGCACGGAAGCCATCCGCCAGTTGCTGAATCTCAGCCCTTCTGCGGATGTCTATGTGGATGCAGCACGTTTCTATACCGAGCGCAAGGAAGTAACTCTGGCCCGCGATATCGCCAAACGCGGCCTTGAGAACTACCCGGACCACTTCGACCTGACCATGCTGCTTGCAGAAACCTACCTGAGCGAAAAGCGCATAGACGAAAGCGTTTCACTGCTCAAGGAGTACATCAGCAAGCACCCTGAAAACGGCGAAGCCCGTCAGCAGCTCGGCCAGCTCCTTCTTTCCAACAACCTGTTTCAGGAAGCGGCAGACCTGCTCCGCCAGAAGTCCTCTACCAGGAACGACCCTGTCACCCGTTACTATCTGGCCCGCGCTTATGTGCAGCTGAAGAAGCTGAAGGACGCGCAGACCGAGCTCAAGAAGGCCGTTCAGACAGAACCCGAATTCGTCGAAGCGTGGGCGGAACTTGCCTATGTCTACGAACTGATGAAGGATTACGTGTCCGCGGAAAAGACCTACGAGCACATCATCGAGCTCGGTGAAACCGGACAGGAAGTATGGCTCAGGCTGATCACCCTGAACCTCAAGCTCAACCACCCCGAAAAGGCGCTTTCCATTGCCAAGGAAGGCCCCGAGGACATGAGCTTTTCCCTGCAGGCGGCAACCATCTTCATCGACGAAGGCTTTCCGGAACAGGCACGCGAACTGCTTATTCCGCTGGCCGAGATGTCCAATCCTCCGGCCGAGGTATTCTTCCATCTCGCCCTTATCGCCTTCAATAATGATAAGGATCTTCCCGGTGCCATCAGCCTGCTTGAAAATATTCCCGATCATGACCGCCTGTGGAGCAAGAGCATACGCTTCCGCACCCACATGCTGTTTGAACTCAAGCGCTATGACGAAGCCGTAACCCTGCTCGAACAGGGCATAAAGGCCGACCCCGCCGACCGTGAATTCTGGGACATGCTCATCGACCTGCAGGCAAGCCTGAAGCACTTTGACGAAGCCCACGCAGCTCTGGACAAGGCGCTCAAGCGCTGGCCCAACGATACCGAACTGCTCTTCACCCGCGGCTCCGTCTATGACCTCGCAGGTGAAAGAGACAAGGCACTGGAAGTGATGGAAGAGGTCATCTCGCACGACCCCGAACATCCCGAAGCACTGAACTACGTGGGCTATTCGCTTGCTGACAAAGGACAGGATCTTGACCGGGCACTTGTGCTCATCGAGTCCGCCCTCAAGCAGGAACCCGAAAAGGCTTTCATGGTAGACTCCCTCGCATGGGTGCACTTCAAGCTCGGCAATCTGGAGCAGGCATGGGAAGCCATTAACCGCACCATTGAACTTGGCGCCAAAGACCCCATCATATGGGAACACTATGGTGACATTGCCAAAGCCATGGGGCGCAAGTCGGATGCCCGCAAGGGATACCGTGAGGCTCTCAAGCTTGATCCCAAGAACGCTGACGAACTGAAAAAGAAGCTCCGGGGCATTTAA
- the rpiB gene encoding ribose 5-phosphate isomerase B has translation MSKIVCIGSDHAGFALKEVLVNYLNGHGYTVEDLGPAAASSCDYPDFAHKVCRKVLSDSIPGILICGTGIGMSMAANRHEGIRAALCTNEFHARATRQHNNANVLCLGERVTGPGVAMELARIFLETPFEGGRHQRRIDLIDAK, from the coding sequence ATGAGCAAGATCGTTTGCATCGGTTCCGACCACGCGGGCTTCGCCCTCAAAGAGGTTCTCGTCAACTACCTTAACGGCCACGGCTACACGGTCGAAGACCTCGGTCCTGCCGCCGCTTCCAGCTGCGACTATCCCGACTTTGCCCACAAGGTCTGCCGCAAGGTTTTGAGCGACAGCATTCCCGGCATTCTCATCTGCGGCACCGGCATCGGCATGTCCATGGCTGCCAACAGGCATGAAGGTATCCGCGCGGCCCTGTGCACCAACGAATTTCACGCGCGTGCCACACGCCAGCACAACAATGCCAACGTGCTTTGCCTCGGCGAACGCGTAACCGGCCCCGGAGTGGCCATGGAACTGGCCCGCATCTTCCTTGAAACGCCCTTCGAGGGCGGCAGACACCAGCGCCGCATCGACCTCATCGACGCCAAATAA
- the cysS gene encoding cysteine--tRNA ligase, with the protein MQLYNTLTRKKEEFVPAVPGKVNMYVCGITAYDLCHIGHARSAVVFDVLVRYLRSIGMDVTFARNFTDVDDKIINRANQEGISSTEVAEKYIRTFHEDMDRLNVLRADIEPKCTQHIGEMIALCEDLIAKGKAYSTPSGDVYFRVRAFPEYGKLSGRDVDEMRSGARIAPGEEKEDPLDFALWKSAKPGEPHWVSPWGNGRPGWHIECSAMSEKHMPLPLDIHGGGLDLIFPHHENEIAQTEAATGDHMARYWVHNGFVQVDSEKMSKSLNNFKTIRDILENYLPETLRFFLLTKHYRSPIDFTFEVMDDAEKNLKRIYETKAQLAEELARTKWSKADLPADITTEFNESLAAWHTAMADDMNTAAALGHVFTIVRLINRVTEDKNLRKSEGARALFEQALEAFAQWSGILGLFALEAGAFLNDLKLCRAARKGIDPAKVEALIVQRQEARKAKDFALSDSLREELTNLGVDVRDTPAGAVWDVL; encoded by the coding sequence ATGCAACTGTACAATACGCTTACCCGCAAGAAAGAAGAATTTGTTCCCGCCGTTCCCGGCAAGGTCAACATGTACGTATGCGGCATTACCGCCTACGATCTCTGCCATATCGGTCATGCCCGCTCTGCCGTGGTATTTGACGTGCTGGTGCGCTACCTGCGCAGCATAGGCATGGATGTGACCTTTGCCCGCAACTTCACGGACGTGGATGACAAGATCATCAACCGCGCCAATCAGGAAGGCATTTCCAGCACCGAGGTGGCCGAGAAGTACATCCGGACCTTCCACGAAGACATGGACAGGCTGAACGTGCTGCGCGCGGACATTGAACCCAAGTGCACCCAGCACATCGGCGAAATGATCGCCCTGTGCGAAGACCTCATCGCCAAGGGCAAGGCCTATTCCACCCCTTCAGGTGACGTGTACTTCCGGGTTCGCGCCTTCCCCGAATACGGCAAGCTCTCCGGCCGTGACGTGGATGAAATGCGCTCCGGCGCACGCATCGCTCCGGGCGAAGAAAAGGAAGATCCGCTGGACTTTGCCCTGTGGAAGTCCGCCAAGCCCGGCGAACCGCACTGGGTAAGCCCCTGGGGCAACGGCCGTCCAGGCTGGCATATCGAATGCTCGGCCATGAGCGAAAAGCACATGCCCCTGCCGCTGGATATCCACGGCGGCGGGCTTGACCTCATCTTCCCGCACCATGAAAATGAAATAGCCCAGACCGAGGCAGCCACCGGCGACCATATGGCCCGCTACTGGGTGCATAACGGCTTCGTGCAGGTTGATTCTGAAAAGATGTCCAAGTCACTGAACAACTTCAAGACCATCCGCGACATTCTGGAAAACTACCTGCCGGAAACCCTGCGCTTCTTCCTGCTTACCAAGCATTACCGCAGCCCCATCGACTTCACCTTTGAAGTCATGGACGATGCGGAAAAGAACCTGAAGCGCATATACGAAACCAAGGCGCAGCTGGCAGAAGAACTGGCCCGCACCAAATGGAGCAAGGCCGACCTGCCTGCGGACATCACCACCGAGTTCAACGAAAGCCTCGCCGCGTGGCACACTGCCATGGCGGACGACATGAACACGGCGGCTGCCCTTGGGCACGTGTTTACCATAGTACGTCTCATCAACCGCGTGACGGAAGACAAGAACCTGCGTAAGTCGGAAGGGGCACGCGCCCTGTTCGAGCAGGCTCTGGAAGCCTTTGCCCAGTGGTCCGGCATTCTCGGACTGTTCGCGCTGGAAGCCGGAGCGTTTCTCAACGATCTCAAACTGTGCAGAGCGGCTCGCAAAGGCATAGACCCCGCCAAAGTGGAAGCTCTTATCGTACAGCGTCAGGAAGCAAGAAAGGCCAAGGATTTTGCCTTGTCAGACTCCCTGCGCGAAGAGCTGACCAATCTCGGTGTGGACGTGCGGGACACCCCCGCCGGTGCCGTGTGGGACGTGCTCTAG